The Bifidobacterium eulemuris genome includes a window with the following:
- a CDS encoding anthranilate synthase component II, which yields MTDSARILVVDNYDSFVYTIVGYLKTLGATVDVVRNDAIDPTQPGLLDEYDGVLISPGPGAPAESGASEDVIRLCAATRKPMFGVCLGLQALAEVYGCTVGHAPTIMHGKTSPVEHIDDEIFEGVANPMTATRYHSLAVEPSSVPEELVVTAWTQGDHIIQGVKHRDLPMYAVQFHPESVMTQDGYRLLANWLAVCGQSDAVARSAGLQPKVAR from the coding sequence ATGACTGATTCGGCCCGCATCCTCGTGGTGGACAACTACGATTCCTTCGTCTACACCATCGTCGGCTATCTCAAAACCTTGGGCGCCACGGTGGATGTGGTGCGCAACGACGCCATCGACCCCACACAACCGGGTCTGCTCGACGAATACGACGGCGTGCTGATCTCACCCGGCCCGGGCGCTCCGGCCGAATCCGGTGCCAGCGAGGACGTGATCCGCCTGTGCGCGGCCACCCGCAAGCCCATGTTCGGCGTGTGCCTGGGATTGCAGGCGCTGGCCGAAGTGTACGGCTGCACGGTGGGCCACGCGCCCACCATCATGCATGGCAAAACAAGCCCGGTGGAGCATATCGACGATGAGATTTTCGAGGGCGTGGCCAATCCGATGACCGCGACCCGCTACCATTCGCTGGCCGTGGAACCGTCCAGCGTGCCTGAGGAGCTGGTGGTGACCGCGTGGACGCAGGGCGACCACATCATCCAGGGCGTCAAGCATCGCGATCTGCCGATGTATGCGGTGCAGTTCCATCCCGAATCCGTGATGACGCAGGACGGCTACCGTCTGCTGGCCAACTGGCTGGCGGTGTGCGGCCAGAGCGACGCCGTGGCCCGTTCCGCCGGCCTGCAGCCCAAAGTCGCCCGGTAG
- a CDS encoding DUF881 domain-containing protein, giving the protein MAKHTGRHSAKRSWVGGIAVFVVVALSGYLLMTNVRVNRTAVVTSDTADLVEQGVDEVNQLQQDITDLSSQIDTLTEVIGSNTDDETSSDGEDSSLVLPAVEGEGVTVTLNDSPLWENAINNSGSADNINDYVIHQQDVESVVNALWAGGATAMMIMDQRVLFNSAVICSGNVLSLHGKKYSPPFTISAIGDPEQLREALEDSEAISILQEYVTAFGIGYDVKNEDNLQFPESAALLQPLKYATVKTEEDEE; this is encoded by the coding sequence ATGGCAAAACATACCGGCAGGCACAGCGCGAAGCGCTCCTGGGTGGGGGGCATCGCCGTATTCGTCGTGGTGGCGCTAAGCGGGTATCTGCTGATGACGAATGTGCGCGTCAACCGCACGGCGGTGGTCACCTCCGACACCGCCGATCTGGTGGAGCAGGGTGTCGACGAGGTCAACCAGCTGCAGCAGGACATCACCGACCTGAGCTCCCAGATCGACACACTCACCGAAGTGATCGGCTCGAACACCGACGACGAGACGTCCAGTGACGGCGAGGACTCCAGTCTGGTGCTCCCGGCCGTCGAAGGCGAGGGCGTGACGGTTACCCTGAACGATTCGCCCCTGTGGGAGAACGCCATCAACAACTCCGGTTCGGCCGACAATATCAACGACTATGTGATCCACCAGCAGGATGTGGAATCGGTGGTGAACGCGCTGTGGGCCGGCGGCGCCACGGCGATGATGATCATGGACCAGCGCGTGCTGTTCAACTCCGCGGTGATCTGCTCCGGCAATGTGCTCTCGTTGCACGGCAAGAAGTACTCCCCGCCGTTCACGATCTCCGCCATCGGCGACCCCGAACAGCTGCGTGAGGCGCTGGAGGACTCCGAAGCCATCTCAATCCTGCAGGAATACGTGACCGCGTTCGGCATCGGCTATGACGTGAAGAATGAGGACAATCTGCAATTCCCGGAATCGGCAGCTCTACTGCAACCGCTAAAGTATGCCACGGTGAAAACTGAGGAAGATGAGGAATAG
- the crgA gene encoding cell division protein CrgA, with protein sequence MLMADQELHETDSNDQKDWQSEVQNEAQSEAVEAPAEAVETAEDDAEAKADDAETAEAADAEAEAEAAEAADADEADDKAEEDTSDPDMEALGIDMEQVQAVLNATADKTTLTPQMRRMMTRQAENTKRVEESIKGTKSNPRWFVPLFCTLMIIGLIWAVVYYLSPSGSWPIPNIGAWNLAIAFAIIMVGFLMTMWWR encoded by the coding sequence ATGCTGATGGCTGACCAAGAGCTGCACGAAACCGACTCGAACGACCAGAAGGACTGGCAGAGCGAAGTCCAGAACGAGGCACAGAGCGAGGCCGTCGAGGCCCCGGCCGAGGCTGTCGAAACGGCTGAGGACGACGCCGAGGCCAAGGCTGACGACGCCGAAACCGCCGAGGCCGCTGATGCTGAGGCTGAGGCTGAGGCCGCCGAGGCCGCTGACGCCGACGAGGCCGACGACAAGGCGGAGGAGGACACCTCCGACCCCGATATGGAGGCGCTCGGCATCGATATGGAGCAGGTGCAGGCGGTGCTCAACGCCACCGCCGACAAGACGACCCTGACCCCGCAGATGCGCCGCATGATGACCCGTCAGGCGGAGAACACCAAGCGCGTGGAGGAGTCCATCAAGGGCACCAAGTCGAATCCGCGCTGGTTCGTGCCGCTGTTCTGCACGCTGATGATCATCGGCCTGATCTGGGCCGTGGTCTATTACCTGTCGCCGTCCGGCTCCTGGCCGATTCCGAATATCGGCGCGTGGAACCTGGCCATCGCGTTCGCGATCATTATGGTCGGATTCCTGATGACCATGTGGTGGCGCTAG
- the pknB gene encoding Stk1 family PASTA domain-containing Ser/Thr kinase has product MSNMPSALANGRYQLGQLIGRGGMAEVRVALDTRLGRTVAVKIMRADLANDEIFLSRFRREAHAVAQMNNPNIVNIYDSGEEAVVDDNGRTEHLPYIVMEYVKGQTLRDVIKVNGPLSQRDAEQVMMGVLSALEYSHRMGIIHRDIKPGNIMISEQGMVKVMDFGIARALDDSAATMTQSQGVVGTAQYLSPEQARGETVDMRSDLYSAGCVLYEMLTGRPPFTGDSAVAIAYQHVSEVATPPSAVVPGLPKMWDSICAKAMAKDRQNRYATAAEFKNDVLTYMNGGVPVAAAFNPLTDMANMKARKQAEQDAATQAMAPTETAATQAFNPVTGQFERVPSSIAPGAADTAVKTRAEQRAAAAKAKRKKQIVIGSIVGVLVLIAVIVGVVFFMNGGGDDTAETVTVPTFNSTTTKTRAQSELEAVGLVAEIKDVESTEPEGTFIDQSPAGGEQVEVGSTVTVEFSAGPSSVSVPDVTDYSQDDARDALEEAGFTVNSSVRQEDSDTIEQGNVTRTDPVAGTTQPQGTSITLYVSTGMTTVPDVTGQTQEQALQLLQTERHFSVVVQNETSDSVAAGSVTRMEPGAGTAIELRGNITIWVSTGKEQVSVPSVVGQTLASARSTLQAQGFTVEVATGSSSSDTAVVTAQDVTGTTDAGATITLTTRAPATTDPDDTSGNTTTNQ; this is encoded by the coding sequence ATGAGCAACATGCCAAGCGCATTGGCCAACGGCCGTTACCAGCTGGGACAGCTCATCGGCCGCGGAGGCATGGCTGAGGTCCGGGTCGCCCTTGATACGCGCCTCGGACGCACCGTGGCCGTGAAGATCATGCGCGCGGATCTCGCCAACGACGAGATCTTCCTGAGCCGATTCCGCCGCGAGGCGCATGCGGTCGCGCAGATGAACAACCCGAACATCGTCAACATCTACGACTCCGGCGAGGAGGCGGTGGTCGACGACAACGGCCGCACCGAACATCTGCCGTATATCGTGATGGAATACGTCAAGGGCCAGACCCTGCGCGATGTGATCAAGGTGAACGGCCCGCTGAGCCAGCGCGACGCCGAACAGGTGATGATGGGCGTGCTCAGCGCGCTCGAATACTCGCATCGCATGGGCATCATCCACCGCGACATCAAGCCGGGCAACATCATGATCTCCGAGCAGGGCATGGTCAAGGTGATGGATTTCGGCATCGCCCGCGCGCTTGACGATTCCGCCGCCACCATGACCCAGTCGCAGGGCGTGGTGGGCACCGCGCAATACCTCTCCCCCGAGCAGGCGCGCGGCGAAACCGTCGACATGCGCTCCGACCTGTATTCCGCGGGTTGCGTGCTCTATGAGATGCTCACCGGACGCCCGCCGTTCACCGGCGACTCCGCCGTGGCGATCGCCTACCAGCACGTCTCCGAAGTGGCCACCCCGCCGAGCGCGGTGGTGCCGGGCCTGCCGAAGATGTGGGATTCGATCTGCGCGAAGGCGATGGCCAAGGACCGTCAGAACCGTTACGCCACGGCCGCCGAGTTCAAGAACGATGTGCTCACCTACATGAACGGCGGCGTGCCGGTGGCGGCCGCGTTCAATCCGCTGACCGATATGGCGAATATGAAGGCGCGCAAGCAGGCCGAACAGGACGCCGCCACCCAGGCGATGGCCCCGACCGAAACCGCCGCCACGCAGGCCTTTAATCCCGTCACCGGCCAGTTCGAGCGCGTGCCGTCCTCAATCGCTCCGGGCGCGGCCGACACCGCGGTGAAAACGCGCGCCGAACAGCGTGCGGCCGCGGCCAAGGCGAAGCGCAAGAAGCAGATCGTCATCGGTTCGATCGTCGGTGTGCTCGTGCTGATCGCCGTCATCGTCGGCGTGGTGTTCTTTATGAACGGCGGCGGCGATGACACCGCCGAAACCGTCACCGTGCCCACGTTCAACTCCACCACCACCAAAACCCGCGCCCAATCGGAGCTTGAGGCGGTGGGGCTCGTGGCGGAGATCAAGGACGTCGAATCCACGGAACCGGAGGGCACGTTCATCGACCAGTCCCCCGCCGGCGGCGAGCAGGTCGAGGTCGGCTCGACGGTGACCGTCGAATTCTCCGCAGGCCCCTCGTCCGTGTCGGTGCCCGATGTGACGGACTACAGCCAGGACGACGCACGCGACGCCTTGGAGGAGGCCGGATTCACGGTGAATTCCTCGGTGCGCCAGGAAGACAGCGACACCATCGAACAGGGCAATGTGACCCGCACCGATCCGGTGGCCGGCACCACGCAACCGCAGGGCACCTCCATCACGCTGTACGTCTCCACCGGTATGACCACGGTGCCCGACGTCACCGGGCAGACGCAGGAACAGGCGCTCCAACTGCTGCAGACCGAACGTCATTTCAGCGTCGTGGTGCAGAATGAAACCTCCGATTCGGTGGCGGCCGGTTCGGTCACCCGTATGGAGCCGGGCGCGGGCACCGCGATCGAATTGCGCGGCAACATCACCATCTGGGTGTCCACGGGCAAGGAGCAGGTGAGCGTGCCCAGCGTGGTCGGGCAGACCTTGGCGAGCGCGAGAAGCACCTTGCAGGCGCAGGGCTTCACCGTGGAGGTCGCCACGGGCAGCTCGTCCAGCGACACCGCCGTGGTGACCGCGCAGGACGTCACCGGCACAACCGACGCGGGCGCGACCATCACGCTGACCACCCGGGCCCCTGCCACCACCGACCCAGACGACACCTCCGGCAACACCACTACGAACCAGTAG
- a CDS encoding class E sortase — protein MKHASYKKVAVQGEQRRGIGWQIIGIVAEILLTLAVICALYVAWQMWWTGVEAEHEQAQTLESVSWSEPGEDGEEVTIAQAQEGDPPLQPESAEEGDLIAQVYIPRFGSSWQRNLVEGTTLEQLNRHGLGHYTTSQMPGQVGNFAIAGHRNGYGQPLGDVDKLEEGDKIIIRTEDYWYVYTYTSYEIVLPTDVYVISPNPENPSEAPTKRMITLTTCEPKYTTPTHRWIVYGELEYWAKVSDGVPAELATTDEQGAVKFTSTSTQSAVSRIDSLQPFILGALAVWAVLFIAAAIAWRWPVLRQIRSGERRRPDASIYGWLLRIHPGVLPVRLIMLALLIFAAAAALFQWGFPWAAANIPVLQEMSNFTAID, from the coding sequence ATGAAACACGCCTCTTACAAAAAAGTCGCCGTGCAGGGTGAGCAGCGGCGGGGAATCGGCTGGCAGATCATCGGCATCGTGGCGGAAATCCTGCTCACCTTGGCGGTGATCTGCGCGCTGTATGTCGCATGGCAGATGTGGTGGACGGGCGTCGAAGCCGAACATGAGCAGGCGCAGACGCTGGAATCCGTCTCATGGAGCGAACCGGGCGAGGACGGCGAAGAGGTGACCATCGCGCAGGCGCAGGAGGGCGACCCGCCCCTGCAGCCGGAAAGCGCCGAGGAAGGCGACCTCATCGCCCAAGTGTATATTCCGCGCTTCGGCAGCAGCTGGCAGCGCAATCTGGTGGAAGGCACCACCCTCGAACAGCTCAACCGGCACGGACTCGGCCACTACACCACCTCGCAGATGCCCGGACAGGTGGGCAACTTCGCGATCGCCGGCCACCGCAACGGCTACGGCCAGCCGCTGGGCGACGTGGACAAACTCGAAGAGGGCGACAAGATCATCATCCGCACCGAGGATTACTGGTACGTCTACACATACACGAGCTATGAGATCGTGCTGCCCACGGACGTGTACGTGATTTCGCCGAACCCGGAGAACCCCAGCGAGGCGCCCACCAAACGCATGATCACCCTGACGACCTGCGAACCGAAATACACCACGCCCACCCACCGTTGGATTGTGTACGGCGAGCTGGAGTATTGGGCCAAAGTCTCCGACGGCGTTCCCGCCGAACTCGCCACCACGGACGAGCAGGGCGCGGTGAAATTCACCAGCACGAGCACGCAGTCGGCCGTGTCGCGTATCGACTCGCTGCAGCCGTTCATCCTCGGCGCGCTGGCGGTGTGGGCCGTGCTGTTCATCGCCGCCGCCATCGCCTGGCGTTGGCCGGTGCTGCGCCAGATCCGCTCCGGCGAACGCCGCCGCCCCGACGCCAGCATCTACGGTTGGCTGCTGCGCATCCATCCGGGTGTGCTGCCGGTGCGGCTGATCATGTTGGCGCTGCTGATTTTCGCGGCCGCGGCAGCCCTGTTCCAGTGGGGATTCCCGTGGGCCGCGGCCAACATCCCCGTCCTGCAGGAGATGTCGAACTTCACCGCCATCGACTAG